One window of Ziziphus jujuba cultivar Dongzao chromosome 5, ASM3175591v1 genomic DNA carries:
- the LOC107405043 gene encoding transcription factor IIIA isoform X2 has translation MEEVDDIKKPIFRDIRRYFCDYCGICRSKKSLIAAHMLTHHKEEVDKARTDGDGDTGGLKASNTCPECGVSFKKPAYLKQHMQSHSLERPYRCSVEDCHSSYRRKDHLTRHLLQHQGKLFKCPIENCNCEFAIQGNMKRHVRQLHDEDRPPTSEKQYVCQEIGCGKVFRFASRLQKHEDSHVKLDSVEAFCSEPGCMKPFTNEQCLTCEICGTKQLRKNIKRHLRTHDTKDSTERVKCNYKGCDHTFSNKSNLQQHVKAVHLKRKPFACGFSGCSMRFSYKHVREKHEKTGAHVYIHGDFEETDEQFRSRPRGGRKRKYPTVEMLVRKRVTPPDQSKEGAEYLSWLAQEIQGDA, from the exons ATGGAGGAAGTGGATGACATAAAGAAGCCGATCTTTAGGGACATAAGGCGCTATTTCTGTGACTACTGTGGTATTTGTAGGTCTAAGAAGTCGCTGATTGCTGCTCACATGCTCACTCATCACAAG GAAGAAGTAGACAAGGCAAGGACTGATGGAGATGGGGACACAGGGGGGTTAAAAGCATCCAATACGTGCCCAGAATGTGGTGTTAGCTTCAAGAAACCTGCATATTTGAAACAACATATGCAAAGTCATTCTCTTGAG AGGCCATATAGATGTTCAGTAGAAGATTGTCATTCCAGTTATAGAAGAAAGGACCACTTGACTCGCCATCTTCTTCAGCACCAAGGAAAACTTTTTAAGTGTCCAATTGAGAACTGCAACTGTGAGTTCGCTATCCAAGGAAACATGAAGAGGCATGTCAGACAACTCCATGACGAGGATCGGCCCCCGACCAGTGAGAAGCAGTATGTGTGCCAGGAAATTGGTTGTGGAAAGGTGTTCAGATTTGCATCAAGGCTACAAAAGCATGAGGATTCCCATG TAAAGTTGGATTCAGTTGAGGCATTCTGCTCAGAGCCAGGCTGTATGAAACCATTTACTAACGAGCAATGCCTTA CCTGTGAGATATGTGGAACCAAGCAACTGAGAAAGAACATTAAAAGGCACCTCCGTACGCATGATACAAAAGATTCAACGGAGAGAGTTAAATGCAACTACAAGGGTTGTGATCATACATTTTCAAAT AAATCAAATCTTCAACAACATGTGAAGGCTGTGCATCTTAAGAGAAAACCCTTTGCCTGTGGCTTCTCGGGTTGCAGCATGAGATTTTCATACAAGCACGTGAGAGAGAAGCATGAGAAGACTGGAGCTCATGTTTACATCCAT GGAGATTTTGAAGAGACGGATGAGCAGTTCCGTTCAAGGCCGAGAGGTGGACGGAAGAGGAAGTACCCTACTGTAGAAATGCTGGTAAGGAAGAGGGTCACACCACCGGATCAATCCAAAGAGGGTGCCGAGTACCTTTCTTGGTTGGCACAAGAGATTCAGGGCGATGCGTGA
- the LOC107405043 gene encoding transcription factor IIIA isoform X1 produces the protein MEEVDDIKKPIFRDIRRYFCDYCGICRSKKSLIAAHMLTHHKEEVDKARTDGDGDTGGLKASNTCPECGVSFKKPAYLKQHMQSHSLERPYRCSVEDCHSSYRRKDHLTRHLLQHQGKLFKCPIENCNCEFAIQGNMKRHVRQLHDEDRPPTSEKQYVCQEIGCGKVFRFASRLQKHEDSHVKLDSVEAFCSEPGCMKPFTNEQCLKAHLQSYHQHITCEICGTKQLRKNIKRHLRTHDTKDSTERVKCNYKGCDHTFSNKSNLQQHVKAVHLKRKPFACGFSGCSMRFSYKHVREKHEKTGAHVYIHGDFEETDEQFRSRPRGGRKRKYPTVEMLVRKRVTPPDQSKEGAEYLSWLAQEIQGDA, from the exons ATGGAGGAAGTGGATGACATAAAGAAGCCGATCTTTAGGGACATAAGGCGCTATTTCTGTGACTACTGTGGTATTTGTAGGTCTAAGAAGTCGCTGATTGCTGCTCACATGCTCACTCATCACAAG GAAGAAGTAGACAAGGCAAGGACTGATGGAGATGGGGACACAGGGGGGTTAAAAGCATCCAATACGTGCCCAGAATGTGGTGTTAGCTTCAAGAAACCTGCATATTTGAAACAACATATGCAAAGTCATTCTCTTGAG AGGCCATATAGATGTTCAGTAGAAGATTGTCATTCCAGTTATAGAAGAAAGGACCACTTGACTCGCCATCTTCTTCAGCACCAAGGAAAACTTTTTAAGTGTCCAATTGAGAACTGCAACTGTGAGTTCGCTATCCAAGGAAACATGAAGAGGCATGTCAGACAACTCCATGACGAGGATCGGCCCCCGACCAGTGAGAAGCAGTATGTGTGCCAGGAAATTGGTTGTGGAAAGGTGTTCAGATTTGCATCAAGGCTACAAAAGCATGAGGATTCCCATG TAAAGTTGGATTCAGTTGAGGCATTCTGCTCAGAGCCAGGCTGTATGAAACCATTTACTAACGAGCAATGCCTTAAGGCCCATCTACAATCTTACCATCAGCATATTACCTGTGAGATATGTGGAACCAAGCAACTGAGAAAGAACATTAAAAGGCACCTCCGTACGCATGATACAAAAGATTCAACGGAGAGAGTTAAATGCAACTACAAGGGTTGTGATCATACATTTTCAAAT AAATCAAATCTTCAACAACATGTGAAGGCTGTGCATCTTAAGAGAAAACCCTTTGCCTGTGGCTTCTCGGGTTGCAGCATGAGATTTTCATACAAGCACGTGAGAGAGAAGCATGAGAAGACTGGAGCTCATGTTTACATCCAT GGAGATTTTGAAGAGACGGATGAGCAGTTCCGTTCAAGGCCGAGAGGTGGACGGAAGAGGAAGTACCCTACTGTAGAAATGCTGGTAAGGAAGAGGGTCACACCACCGGATCAATCCAAAGAGGGTGCCGAGTACCTTTCTTGGTTGGCACAAGAGATTCAGGGCGATGCGTGA